Sequence from the Hemiscyllium ocellatum isolate sHemOce1 chromosome 42, sHemOce1.pat.X.cur, whole genome shotgun sequence genome:
cctttgcccgaaatgtcgattttcctgctcctcggatgctgtctgacctgctgtgctcttccagcactactctaatcttgacagtgAAATTTCAAACTCGTTGACAGAGCCAGTCCAACTGAACCATAACTGGGCAAATACAGCATCCGAAATGCCAATGTTAACAGAACTGAGAAAGAGCTGTTCAACAGCATTGGAAAAAACTTTGAATTAAAAAAATTTGAAGTGACAATTCCACACCTAATGTGCTTTGACAATTATATTTCACTTTCTCTAAATCTTAGACAAGACAACCAGATTCTGTTTGCATGGTTGCTACAAATACGTGTACTTAATAAATCATAAAATTGGTCTTAAAGATTCTGTTGTAAACTCACCAGGTAGAACGTTATAACTTGTTTAAACCAATCTCCTCTGGGGTTGGAATACCCAGTTCAGTCAATGTGGGCCTGAGTTCTTGAATAACGTAAGGATAGATATCTTTGTGAGGGCCAGCTTTGTCCTGAAAAGTGCAAGGAGTCACATTTACAGCCAGCCGCATGATGCATTTTGTTAGAAAAACTGTTAAAATGAGCTCTTGGTGACATGACAACAGACCAGTGCATCCACTTAATCACACCAATAATTCAATGGTGTAAATGCAGATAGGAGAACTTGCTCTAAAATTATCCTGACTAAAAGCTACCCTCCCAAAAACAGCAAGATAAATTCAAAAGATTTGTAATGATCTTATTTAACATACAAAACCTAATTTTTGTTTCTAATAAGATGGCATTAACAGTGCATTGCGAACCATCCGTTTCTAGCTAAATATAGGATATACAATGAGCAATACCTTGTAGAACCCATGAGATGCTGTAGTTATGGTCTGAGAGgaaagaaaatttttaaaacaggtCTGCAGTTGAAATATTATCCTTTCTCTACTGCATTAATGTCAGATTATCTGGTATTATTACAGcatagaaagaagccatttggcccagcataATGTCACCAACTCTCCTGATGTTTTGTTGAATACCCTTTCAGGAATGAAACTGATAGGCAATGGAATTGTACATAACCATTATTAAAAACATAAGCTGTTCAAGCAACAGTATTCTACAAGTTATAGAAGCAGCACtgaaattacagcatttataTGCATCTTGCTGCATACTTTTGAATTGCTGATATTACGTGaacacaatgaatgaatgtgtgaCCAGGTTGATTTTCAGTGGCAGTGCACAGAGAACGTCAGTCTCTCAGATTTTTTAGATGTTCCTTGTTAAAATAAATGTAGACGTTCATTACTTACTAATTTGTTCTTGACATGTGGCTGTTGTGGCACCACTGTATTTATGATTCTAATTAAATACAATTGCCTGGAGGTTTTCAAAATAAATCATTAAACAGAGTTAACCTATTCACTTAAGTCAACTCACTTCCTTCTTTTGGGAAAGTTCTTATATCAGACTTCATTCATGTCTCCTTTGAAGTGAATTCAGAAGCTTTTaactcattttaaaaaatctgtccaTCCTATCTTTTgctaaattaattttttttcccctcggTCATAAAACACCACAATACTAACGAGCTTCCATTAATATGCCAAGGCGAGTCATCTGCACTGACACACCTACTGATTCAAAAGTGTCTCTGAAAATACTTAATTATGAAATCTCTTCACAGAGAAAGGACAACACCCATTAGTTTAAAATTGAAACTCTGAAAAGGAAATAAATTACATTTCATCTCACACTAAGCTACAGTGTTTCAACTCAAACTGCATTAGTTGCACACAGTATTGTTAACATTTTAGTGGGACCTTAGCAGTGGAGCTCCATAGTGCATACTAGGAAACAATATACAGCATTGACTCATGTTAATGATCAGGTTCTTTTCCATGCTGAAGTTCAAGTAATAGGAAACATTTCAGTATTGAAGTGCTTTAGGATAGATTGGGATCATTACGTGCTACAACTTGACTGAAGTTAGTGCAAGTTGgttacatagaatcatagaaacagaTTTAGCCCCTCAGGtctattctgcccttcaattAGGTCATGGTTAAACTGGGCCAGAACTTTTGTTCTGGGATGTCACAGCAAAGTGGCAGCGTGGGGTAGCGTTGGATGGATGAAGGTGACGGCGGTAAGTGTGCTGGGGAGGGTGGCAGGTTGTTGTGTGGAAaaacagaagaaacccagcaagaAAGTAATAATGAATGAGAGAAAACACGTGGGCAATTGCATTGAGGTGGAGAGGGTCACTGTTGGGAAAACAGGCGAGAATGGGCAAAGCTGGGAGCAAGAAAGAACAGAAAGTAAGCAGTAGTAAGCTGTTTAGCCCTGCAAGCCTGCTCTGACATTATGATCATGCCAGTCATCCAATTCAATAGTCCATTCCCAAGTTTCCCATATAccccttgatctctttagcctCAAGTGTCTTCCAataccttcttgaaatcatacaatgttttggccttgactgctttgtagtagtgaattccacaggttcaccattcTGGAGTTCCGAagcttctcatctctgtcctcactGGTTTACCCTGCATCCTTCGGTTGTGATCCATGATTTTTCACACCCCCAACTACTGAGAATATTGATTCTGGATTCAACCCCTTACATCTCATCAAACTTTATAGGTTTTATTTGTAATCCTCTCTCATTCTTTTGAGCTCACAGATGTAATTCTAACCAATTCAACCCTTCCCCATCCATCAGTCCCAtcaccccaggaatcagtctaaCAAATTTTTGCTGCAGTCCTTCtacagcaagaacatccttcctcggATAAAGGAAGCCAAGCAGCACATGGAGGCAAAAATGGCcattggaaaatgatgctggagagatacaATGAAATGGCTGAGGACCTGAATAATCTCAGTGCAATATCCCAACGATGCGAAAGAGGGAAGGGGCACAAAGGAGTACAGTGGTCATCACCAaagaaaaggtggataaataacctagaccagatggactacaccccacaTCTAAGTGAGATAACTGAAGAGATAGTGAAGGCattagtggtaatctttcaggaatcgctagagtCTCAAGACTGGAAATTGCTACGATGACACCCTTTTAAAGAGGGAGTAAGGCGTAAGACAGAAAATTAAAGACCGACTATCCCAACCTCTGTCATAAGatagatcctggaatccattgtgacgGATGTGATTTCTGATTACTTAAAAATGTATCATAAAATAGGGTTAagccagcatggtttcatcaagggcaggtcatgcatgACAATTccgctagaattctttgaggaagtaaagagcaggttagaccaaggataGCCAATGGATGTCATCTACTTGGACATCAAGGAGGCCTTTATAAGGTGCCATACAGGagactactgagtaagataagggcccatagtgttagaggcaaggttttatcatggatagaaggttggctgtctggcagaaagcacagAGTAGGGATAGGAGggtccttctcagaatggcagctagtgacaagtggtgttccgcaaggctcagtgttaggAAACTTTTCACTAAgtattaacgatctagatgaaggcactgagggcattctgactaaTGTTGCCAACGATACAAAGATAGTTAGAGGGACAAGTAACACTGAGacagcagggaggctgcagaaggatttggacaggttaggagaatgggcaagtaagtggcagatggaatacaatatgggaaagtgtgaggtcatgcactatagtaggaagaatagagcaatggactattttctaaatggggagaaaattctgaagcgCAGAGACACTTGGGAGCTCCAGTCCAGgattctcaaggtaaacttgcaggttgagttaacagttagaaagacaaatgcaatgatggcatttattttgagagggcttgaatgtaaaagcaaggatgtaaTTCTGAGGCTCTCCAacgctctggtcagaccacatttgaagtattatgCATAGATTTgtgccccatacctcaggaaggatgttctggccttGGAGtgtattcagaggaggttcacgagaatggtcgcaggaatgaaaagcttaacattgagtcctcaaacgttcctcaatCTCTATTCAATGGAGTACAGGAGGacaagggggatctaattgaaacatacagaatactgaatggcctggacagtagatgttggtaagatgtttccactgtTGGAGAGAGTAGGACCAAAGGGCACAGCCTTTGggaaaagggaagaccttttagaatagagagaaggagaaacttcttcaaccagagcaTGGTGAATCTACAGAATTCATTGCCAGAGGTTGTGGACgccaggtcattgagcatatttaggACAtagatagatgggttcttgagtatcaagggcaTAGAGGGTTATGgtgaaaaagcaggagaatggggttgagaaacctataagccacaattgaatggcagagcagactcagattcatggagatatacagcatggaaatagatacttgggtccaacttgtccataccaaccagatatcctaaattaatctcgatgggctgaatggcctaatttctgctcctatgtcttatggtcttacaataTCACTGtgatcctgtacaactgcaacaagatatccctgctcctgcactcaaatcctcttgctatgaaggccaacatgagagtatattttgaacagttagggtccgagcactgatccatgtggtacCCTATTTGGCACTGCCTGccattaaaaacaaacatttatcTCCATTCTGATTCCTATTCATCTTAATACATTACCCCAATCCCATACATTTTAACTTTCCACACTAATCTCATGGGACTTtgccaaaggccttctgaaagtccGGACAAACCACGTCCAGTGGCTCCCCCTTCAACTCCTTAAAGAATTCCGACAGATGTGTCAAGTGCGATTTTTCAATTACAAATCCACGTTGACTCTGTACAATCTTGACACTGTTTTCCAAGTTCTCGAACATCAAATCTTTTATAGTGGATTCTAGGATTTTCCTGACTATTGGCATCAGGCTGGTTGGTCAAAATTCCCAGTTTTCTTTGTACCTCTCTTTTAAGTACATAGCTTACATTGAAGGATGAATCAATCTGTAGGAACTGCTCTAGAATTTGGAAGATGAACACCAATGCTTCCACTACTTCTAgagccacttccttcagtaccACAGACTGTAGATTCAGGTTACAAATTATAATTATTATACAAAAcatcagaaaagaaagaaaatctcaCTCTCAGCCTTGAGAGACACTTTAatgcaaagatataaaagatatgaTGTTACATGTTATTTGACGTTAGGCAATAGTGTTGTGAACTAGGCACCTCATAAGGAATCCTACATAATGGCTTAGGGTTCTAACTTTGCTTTATATTGAAGCAAGCGGGTCTTCAATAAACATTCATACAATTTACAGAATCTCTAATTATTTCTCTAGCATGGCTTAcatatcagttttttttttggaggggggtGTGCTCAGGGAGGaaagagggaaaagagagagaagaacatccATCATACTTTCATGATGACAGCTGATGTTAAGGAGCCAAGAGGTGAAATCCTGAGAAATCCTTAAGTGGGAAGAACAGGACAGTCCACCTTAGAGTGGGGTGCACTCAACAGCATATGCGTGGCACATGCAAATAAATGGGCACTGAGAATAAAAGAGGTCACAGAAtgtaacaacttgcatttatatagcacttgtGTGTGCTTAGGAATTTGCTGGACAACGTAAATCTGGTATGTTGTGGTAGGGTCATCAGATGATGAATCTTAAGGCCCAAGCTCATGCTTTCAGGAAatgaattcaaatcctaccacctcagatggtgaatttgaattcagataataaaatctggaattgaaagccagCATCAGTAAAACTCTGAGCAAATTTTCTAATAGTTCACCTGCTTCACTATATCCTGTAGTGAAGAAACTTTGCAATCTTCACCAGGTCTGACCTATattcaactccagacccacagcaatgtgattgatgctTAACACAGCCCTCTGCAATGGTTTAGTAAGCTACTCAATTCAAAGACAATTAGAAATGGGTAAAAAGTGCTGATCTTGCCAACAACACGCTCATGCCATAAGTAGTAAAAACTAGATGTTAATAAATTGTTAATAATACATACCTGAACTGGAAAAACAATTGCTGCACTTTCAAAATGGCTAATAGTCAGAAAGCTTCAATTCCAGAAGGCAAGCGCATGCCTGCTTTCACCCAGTAATTGAAACTGCATCATCTTTTACCTTCAGTCTTCAAGTTTACAAAACAGACAAGAATGTTGGACAAAGGAGTTTCAATTCCACTGACCTTCACGGCTTCTAGGATGCGGATTGCACTAGCTAGATCATTTAACCTACGGCAGGCTCTCAGAGCAGCATCGAGAATTTTAGGTTCTGGTACAAGATCATATCCAATGAGGGTGTTCATTCCTGTCAATTAACAGACATTTATTAAAACAGGTTTACAAAACAGTAGATTTTCAAAGCAATGTCAAAATTCAAGCATAGAATCTGTGCAAATATTTTTAACCATGAGAAACAAGCTGGAGTTTAAAACCAGCACAGTAGCAACTAAGGGAAAGGAAACACCATAGTGCAGAAAACCATTCAGCTCAGAATGAATAAACTTTATATCATTCGCCAAACTTTTCTCCATAACGCTGCACATTATTGCCTTGTTTGAATCTgccgagagtgaggtgctggaaaagcacagcaggtcaggcagtatccaaggaacagcagaatcaatgtttcgggcaaaagaccttcatcaggaagggggcTTGATTGAAACTATCCCCAGAACGGTGCATTCCAGGTTCTGACTACTCACTAAATTAAGAAGTTTCTTCTTTTATTACATTTACTACTTTTGCACTAGTttaatgattagcactgctgcctcacagcaccagagaccctggtttgattccagcctcaggcaactgtctatgttgagtttgcacattctccccatacctgTATGGGTTCCCTTTggctgttctggtttcctcccacactccaaagatgtgcagactggatggattagctatgggaaatgcaggttgcaGAGATACACGGTCAGTCGAGTGGGTCTAGATGGATGCTGTTCAGAAaatcagtatggactcaatgggctgaacagccagCTGCCACatcgtagggattctgtgatcacTAAATCTGTGCCTTCCTCATTTTTGTTTACAAGTAACAATTCAAATCTGGTCTTTAACAATTAAGTAGTGCTAAAATGACAAGTAACAATTTTTGCCTAATGTTTGCCAAATGGCATATGGGCCCAAACATGGCTGGAAAAATGATAAATGGAGCTTTTTTTTGAATTTCAAATTTACAAGTTAAGCATTACTACAGTTAGGAAACAAAGATGTGACAACTTTGCACTGTTAATACTGAACATCAGAAAGACTGTCTCGATCACAAACTTGCATTGCAGGTGAGCATGGGGATTCAagacatctctctctcactctgttgcACCGTGTGCACATTAGCCACGTTTGTGTTAAACAACAGTGTGGTAGGTAAGAGATATGCTGAAAGTTCTGCATACCTCCAATTACTTAGCCATCAGTCTTGCAGAGATAGGAGCTCATTAAAATTTGATAGAACTGACCTATGAAATCAAAACATTCTTGCTTTAAGGTTATGAATTTAATtatgcattcattgaataatttACTTTTTACCTTTTCTGAGTTCCCAGGCATCAATGTCAGGCTTGTTGAAGTACGTCACCCAACGAGCATCAAACTCCTCATCAGTTTCCTGTTTGCCATGTGAATACCAGCGCAAAGCAAGGGCAGCTGTCAAAGAGACAACATCAGTGCCTTAACAGTTTATATCAGCCCAGCTAACTTCCAGCTTCCAAAAATAAATCCCAATTCTATACAGTTAACAGTTCCTTCCAGTGATCCATTTCACAAAGTCTGAAATATTGCGTTTTATATTAAATATTAGTTACAAGCTTTCCAAAACAAACTTTTCAAAATGATCAAGCAATAATAATATGGAGAAGCAAGGATACAAATGAATGATTAAAACATAACCAGTCACCTGAACTATGACAAGGTCAGACTACACTAGGTTATAATTCAATAGTTTATTTGAAATTCTCTTTgtgggcagtgctccaaaagcttgtgatgtcAAACCAAcctattgggctataacctggtaccgtctgacttctgaccttgtccattccagtccaacaccagcaccagcacctccacataatAAATTATGACAAAGCATTCCTATATCAGTTTTAACATTTAATTAACTTGTTAAGAGCATCATCACCTCCTTTCCCACTTTTTGCCGTAGAAGTACATAATATCAGCTGGTGCTCTGAGTCCTCCCCTAACCCAAATGATGAACTTGATGCACTAGAAAGCATTTCTCTTCTTTTTTAAGTGAAGATTTAAAGTTTAAGGTTTAATGGGTCAATGCTAATTCAGCACTAAGGTGCAGGAGAAACAAACTTTCTAGAAAGCTCAGGATCATCAGCATTAGAAACCGATTCCCAATTCCTGATTCCCCTCCACAAATTCTAACAGTTCGATTTGAAAAAATGAAGGGCAAAACTGTAATATTTTCAGATAAAGACAAGgtaaataatgatttggagatgccggtgttggactagggtgtacaaagttaaaaatctcaacaccaggctatagtccaacaggtttatttggaagcagtggctttcggagccctgctccttcattaggtggttgaaggtgcagcgctctgaaagctatggcttccaaataaatctgttgggactataacctggtgttgagaaaTTTTTAACAAGGTAAATAATGTAGTCACATTGGGTCAAATCTCATTCAGGTGATCAGAAGTAGTTCAATCAAAGAATTCAGGACAGTAAAAACAAAATACCAATATATGGTTTGACAGTTGGAAACCTTGGCTAATTTATCTAATCCTGTTTTCACTTGAAAAGTAACTTGACTGCCGGAACACGCCCCACAAAAAAATGCACTGAAAGTCCACACTACTGCTTTGCACGTACCATGGCTGCAAATCTCCGTTTTCTGCACTCTCCCATCTACACAGAACCCGTGACCCCACCTGGGATCCAATCCCAACTTTGGAAATCCATGATCTACCGTAAATGTCGAAGTGCATTTAAGTGTTACCTCTGCATGACTTGGCATCCAGGTCATAACATTAGTAAGACCAGACTAcgaagaaacaaactgcacattcACAGTACCTTAAACCTCACATAGCCTGTCACAGGAATATCATACAAAACTTGACATCCAATCACAAACATTTGAACAGTGCTAACAGGTTAGTTTAATGGAAACTCATTGGAGGACAAAAGGGTCACTGTTAAACTGATTAAACTAGAATGTGCAAGTACTCAGGATTAGAGTGGGGATCTCTCTGGAGGGCCACTAAACTAGAAGAAACCATGGATACTTATAAACAATTTTAGAATGTACATTAAAGGCATGGAATTAGACAACCTTGATAGGGAAGGTTAGAGGGTTGGCAACTCACCTGAAGATCAAATAAGATGCTAACGGTCACATAAGATACTGGAAGGATTCAATTTTACATTAAatggaaggggaaaaaaaaatcaaagtgcaCTAATATTTGACAGCTATTAGATGGTATTATTTATAAGGACATGAATCTCTCTCCTAACAGTCAAACAAGTATAAAATTAAcgagggctcttgtggtacagtgttaGCACTCCTACTTTTGAACCAGAaaccttgggttcaagtcccacttgctccaaaggTATGTTGTAGCATCCCTGAACAGGTCGACTCAAAATTTTCACAGACAGATACAgggaaggaatagagggatacagaccatgtgcagcCAGAATGGATAAGATTAGAATGACATCAGGGTAAGTGCTGACATGATGGATTGAAGGGCATatttgtgctgcactgttctatgttctaatagcaTTCCACTATAAACTTATACTAGACACAAGAAATTGTGAAACACCAACAAGCAACAGTAAGCCAAGAACAATTCTCATTTGAATGGAAAAAACAATGTGGTCAGAAATAAATGTGGCGGGggagacagggtgagagagaagggagagggcTGCTCAATCCGGAGACAGCTAAATCGAAAACAGGAAGCGACTTCTGTAGTTAATTCGCTGTACCCTAAACGCTACTACTACAACAATGTTGTGCAAAGGAACAAAGCAACCTTCACCCGATTAAAAAACTAAATGTTAAGCAGGACTGAAAGCAAAACAAACTGACAAATGTACGACATTTTGAAAACAACAGGAACTGAAGAGTTGTCAAGAACCATGGGGACACGTGAAGCAAAGGACTttccaaacactgccttcacatTAAATAATGAACATTGTTTGGCAATGTACCTATTGGACTCATTGTGAACAGCATGGATTTAGTTTCAAGTTGACTGCTACGTTGCAGGAAGCGGAGTGGCACTAAACTTAGTGTTGGTTTACTTTCACCACAGGCTGTCCATTTGGTGATTAATCATTGACAGAGCCAAGCCTACAAGCAGTTTCCCAGAACTCAACAGCAACAGTTCCAATAAAACGCAACTGGTCACAAAAGTATGAAAAGGTTTTACCCATTCACATCCAGTTGCTTTAAAGCTTGAATGCTCTCTGGTCTATTCAAAAACACCATGCAAGAACGCTCTTCAAAGAATTTTGCAGCAAGTTGAGATACCGATGGATCATCATATGCAGGAAACTAAATAAATTGCAAATGTTGCCCAACCTGTATACAATATCCATTTTTCTTTGGTCAGTAAGAACAGACAAATGGAACATTTTCCTTTCCAGTTCCAATCTCTACACATCGCTTCAACCTTTTAACACTGCATTTAATAAGCAACCTTTGACAGGTTCCAGGGTTCCCAGGTTAGAATCTGAGAGTTACAGGGCTAGAAATAGCTACCAACATTTTATTTGAACTAAATCAAAATCCAGATACTTTGTTAACTTTCAATTCATGGAGCCACAATTCCATTTGCACGCAGTATTACAATTTGACAACAGACTCAATAACTGCAGCTCTACAATTAACTTCTCACACTTATGGACTCTTAGTGACAGCAAGTCAGCTGCAGCTGACATGTTGATCAAAATTTTAAACCATCTTAAAACACCATACATTTCTGAGAACTTTACAGCTAATGACAGGCTTTTATGCAACTGGCGCACTTCAAGCTTAGGCCATCAGGAACtggattaactttgcaaaataatCTCAATGTTTACAACCTCAAACTTTACAGCCATTAATTCGAGTAAATTCAAATCCATACCCTAAAGATGAAAGCAGACAGGTTAACACACATTCAAAAGTCATTTACATACATAC
This genomic interval carries:
- the LOC132834671 gene encoding cytochrome c oxidase subunit 5A, mitochondrial-like — translated: MFRAALRYSGNGLVAWRRTAGAAAAPGRGHPAAALALRWYSHGKQETDEEFDARWVTYFNKPDIDAWELRKGMNTLIGYDLVPEPKILDAALRACRRLNDLASAIRILEAVKDKAGPHKDIYPYVIQELRPTLTELGIPTPEEIGLNKL